From one Paramormyrops kingsleyae isolate MSU_618 chromosome 1, PKINGS_0.4, whole genome shotgun sequence genomic stretch:
- the eef1e1 gene encoding eukaryotic translation elongation factor 1 epsilon-1, whose amino-acid sequence MALKELSSLEKALGFKKPNKYSTQGSSKTPVLQSNSGPPLCGLLTIATHLVREAQRPELLGVSAEQRAVVQQWLEYRATRLDGCPKEEVRSVLKDLNQHLEDKVYLAGDAFTLADMLMYYGIHHLMVGLSIQEKETYVNISRWFDHVQHYPGIRQHLPLVVVLRNRLYPSGQH is encoded by the exons ATGGCGTTGAAGGAGTTGTCGTCGCTGGAGAAGGCGTTGGGCTTTAAAAAACCCAACAAATACAGCACGCAAGGAAGCAGCAAG ACACCCGTCCTCCAGAGCAACAGTGGCCCACCTCTCTGTGGCCTGCTCACTATCGCCACCCACCTGGTGCGTGAGGCCCAGCGACCAGAGCTGCTAGGGGTCAGCGCAGAGCAAAGGGCTGTGGTGCAGCAGTGGCTGGAGTACCGGGCCACCCGACTGGATGGCTGCCCCAAGGAGGAGGTCAGGAGTGTCCTGAAG GACCTGAACCAGCACTTGGAGGATAAGGTCTACCTGGCTGGAGATGCCTTCACCCTGGCTGATATGCTCATGTACTATGGGATACATCATCTCATG GTTGGGCTCTCAATCCAGGAGAAGGAGACTTATGTGAACATCTCGCGATGGTTCGACCACGTCCAGCACTACCCGGGCATCCGGCAGCACCTCCCCCTGGTGGTGGTGCTGCGAAACAGACTGTACCCCAGCGGGCAGCACTGA
- the bloc1s5 gene encoding biogenesis of lysosome-related organelles complex 1 subunit 5: MERIIKDVGDIQSRLTDHRPVIQGEIRYFVREFEEKRGFRDGRLLENLCRTVLEATDQTMPECSEALQLHLPDVLTRLEMANHLAQRVQQRELEAQESPRLQLCMDRHRQDWEGFTKEQTLLKEQVDEEHAKAVGRLSAQYGEMKKELAKMAQL, encoded by the exons ATGGAACGGATAATTAAAG ATGTCGGGGATATTCAGTCCAGGCTGACAGACCACAGGCCTGTAATCCAGGGGGAGATACGCTACTTTGTCAGGGAGTTTGAG GAGAAGCGTGGCTTCAGAGATGGGCGCTTGCTGGAGAACCTCTGTAGGACGGTCCTGGAGGCCACAGACCAAACCATGCCGGAATGTTCCGAGGCCCTGCAGTTGCACCTCCCTGATGTTCTGACTCGCT TGGAAATGGCGAATCACTTGGCACAAAGAGTCCAGCAGAGGGAGCTAGAGGCCCAAGAG AGCCCTCGGCTGCAGCTGTGCATGGACAGACACCGGCAGGACTGGGAGGGGTTCACGAAGGAGCAGACACTCCTCAAGGAGCAGGTGGACGAGGAGCACGCCAAGGCTGTGGGCCGCCTCAGTGCCCAGTACGGCGAGATGAAGAAGGAGCTGGCCAAGATGGCGCAGCTCTGA